The sequence below is a genomic window from Thermoplasmata archaeon.
TGAAGATACTATGGATGGCATTTTTGATGCTGTAAAAAATGCAGCATTGATTCACAAGTCTGGAGGTGGAACCGGATTCTCGTTTTCGAGGCTCAGGCCATCCGGGGACCTTGTAGGATCTACCAAAGGTGTTGCCTCTGGCCCATTATCTTTCATGCGCATATTTGATGTAGCTACAGACGTGATCAAGCAGGGTGGAAAAAGAAGGGGCGCAAATATGGGCATTTTGAGGGTGGATCATCCTGATATTCTGGAATTTATTACCTCTAAAGATTCAGATAATAAGATATTCAGCAATTTTAACATATCGGTGGCAGTCACTGATGAGTTTATGAAAGCATTATTTTCCAATTCACAGTACAATCTCTATAATCCCAGAGATAAAAGCGTTGTCAGAACTGAAAATGCGAAGAAAGTCTGGGATCTGATAATATCACAGGCATGGAAAACAGGAGATCCAGGCATAATATTTATCGATGAGATCAATAGAAAAAATCCAACACCTCATTTAGGAGAGATTGAGTCCACAAATCCCTGTGGTGAACAACCATTATTGCCATATGAATCTTGCAATCTAGGGTCTATTAACCTGTCTCTTGTCGTGACAGACGGGAAGATAGACTGGGATCTGTTGAGAGAGATTGTCAGGGAATCTGTTCATTTTCTGGACAATGTAATTGATGCTAATAAATTCCCATTAAAAAGCATTGAAGAGATGACCAAGCTCACCAGAAAAATAGGGCTTGGAGTGATGGGTTTTGCAGAGATGTTACTTAAGCTAAATGTGCCTTATGACTCTGACGATGCCTTGGATATTGCTGAAAAAGTAATGAAATTCATAAACGATGAAAGTCATCAAATGAGTGAAGAACTTGCTGAAAAAAGAGGCACCTTCCCAGCCTGGAAAGATTCAAAGTGGTATCCTAGAAAGATGCGTAATGCGACCACTACCACAATCGCACCCACGGGCACTATTTCCATAATAGCAGATACTACCTCCAGCATTGAGCCTTTATTTGCGCTCGCATTTATAAGAAACGTGATGGATGGTACACAACTACTTGAAATTAATTCGCTATTTGAAGAGTACTCTAAAAAACATGGGTTTTATTCTGAAGCACTGATGGCAGAGGTTGCAAAGACCGGATCGGTCCAGCATCTCGACATTCCAGAAGATGCAAAAAAGATATTTATTACTGCACATGACATTGATCCCAAATGGCATGTATTAATGCAGGCAGCATTTCAGAAGTATGTAGATAATGCTGTTTCAAAAACTATAAACCTGAGAAACGATGCTACGATGATCGATGTAGAAAAAGCGTATTTAGATGCTTACAGATTAAACTGCAAAGGTATAACAATATACAGGGATGGCAGCAAGAGCGTTCAGGTGATTTATAAAGGTTCTGATACTAAAAATAAAGCGACGAGGGATATTAAGTCAATAGATCTGATATTAGAAAAGAAAGAAAATGATGAGTATTTGAAAGTAAGTGCCACTTTTGATCCTGCATGCCAAACTGGAAAATGTGACCTTTAATATAAAACGCTCACTTGAAACAATTACATATTTTTTGGTTTTATCTATCTTTAATTTTTTTTAACATTCAGAAAAAAAAATATAGAGTATTAATATATACATCAATAATGGATCTGAAAGGTGAGAAATATTTCTTAAACTTGAAAAACAGGATGTTTAAAGCACCTAATTTTGCATGGACATCATTAGTGATCATCATAGTAATTTTGATTTTCGAGCTTTTTGCAAGATTATCATTATTGAGCATTGTTTTACTATTGATCTCACCATTCATATTAGTGATCTTGTTAGATTATTTTTTTATTAAATTATATAAAATATTTTTTCCTATAAATAGAATATCACTTTTGAACGAGATTACATTTTTTATCTGTTTTGTTATCTTCATAATATTATATATAATAACGAAAGACTTGGGCTTCAGCCTCTTGTTTTCATTTTCAATATCACCATTTATAAGATTCATTTTTTACAGCCCTTTTCTTGATATTAATAAGATAAAATACAATATTATATCATATAACTATGTTCTGGGACTTGCAATACTTTATTATATTCATGACAAAGATCTCCTATATCTTATACCACTTCTACTTTCTGGCATAGTTTTTATTATTACTGCAAGACTATTTTTAAGGTTTTTGATCTCTGATTTTGTAAAAGAGTATAATGAAAACCCGTTAAACTATGTAGGCACTTTTGTAAACTATGTGAGCACGCAGGCTGCTGAAGATATGAAATCATTAAGTAAATTCATGCAAAAAATGTACTCTATAAAAGAGATTCCTCTGAGCTTTATAGTCTTTAAA
It includes:
- a CDS encoding DUF2070 family protein, with translation MDLKGEKYFLNLKNRMFKAPNFAWTSLVIIIVILIFELFARLSLLSIVLLLISPFILVILLDYFFIKLYKIFFPINRISLLNEITFFICFVIFIILYIITKDLGFSLLFSFSISPFIRFIFYSPFLDINKIKYNIISYNYVLGLAILYYIHDKDLLYLIPLLLSGIVFIITARLFLRFLISDFVKEYNENPLNYVGTFVNYVSTQAAEDMKSLSKFMQKMYSIKEIPLSFIVFKANNKNKAVFLFPYVHPGPFGEVGCSNFQYKLKNMMKDVSDNIFIFHTSTTHDDNCGGDEDVEHMNRVIKEHVTKLSFEEKGSGIKTFETDIKYQAQLFGHSLILSLSPEKYGFDDIDFDLGMKIIRKLRRGAVRDIAIVDSHNSFDPHYTPLKDLDNNKILELKKALSTLKADKNIEIGISKKSEDLKSLG
- a CDS encoding adenosylcobalamin-dependent ribonucleoside-diphosphate reductase codes for the protein MIENVVKRDGSVATFDIKKIINAIYKALKSVGSEDYITSKKLAEKVVKKLEIEHITTPKVEEIQDIIEEVLMVEGYTKVAKAYIIYREKRKLIREIKKSYGVKDDLKHSINAIKVLENRYLLKNEKGEIIETPRQMYERVSKYIAMIDILYSDEIFDKNAAQKIWNIDDIDHNLSSVEYTMLKHAYTSLNEEKMMKVPFSKVLEILNEKEDSILNTAVKFYNLMSQKYFMPNSPTLMNASTNIGQLSACFVIPVEDTMDGIFDAVKNAALIHKSGGGTGFSFSRLRPSGDLVGSTKGVASGPLSFMRIFDVATDVIKQGGKRRGANMGILRVDHPDILEFITSKDSDNKIFSNFNISVAVTDEFMKALFSNSQYNLYNPRDKSVVRTENAKKVWDLIISQAWKTGDPGIIFIDEINRKNPTPHLGEIESTNPCGEQPLLPYESCNLGSINLSLVVTDGKIDWDLLREIVRESVHFLDNVIDANKFPLKSIEEMTKLTRKIGLGVMGFAEMLLKLNVPYDSDDALDIAEKVMKFINDESHQMSEELAEKRGTFPAWKDSKWYPRKMRNATTTTIAPTGTISIIADTTSSIEPLFALAFIRNVMDGTQLLEINSLFEEYSKKHGFYSEALMAEVAKTGSVQHLDIPEDAKKIFITAHDIDPKWHVLMQAAFQKYVDNAVSKTINLRNDATMIDVEKAYLDAYRLNCKGITIYRDGSKSVQVIYKGSDTKNKATRDIKSIDLILEKKENDEYLKVSATFDPACQTGKCDL